tattatgattgtttGTTTCATCATAAAGTAGTTAAAACACTGTCAGTTCTACTTTAATGATTGGCTAAATTCCACCTACTGGTCAGGTTTAATGCAAAAAGTTAAGCTTATGGGCTTGTTCGACATTGCAGCTGACAGTGCAGGCGACTGCCAACTGACtaatctacaaatcaccttgcatcataaataatcatttgttcttaactgacttgcctagttaaataactacTTATTATTTGTAgactagtcagtcagtcacaatttacccaagATACATTATGGTTTTGATGCTCTTGAACACAGCCTATAACTCAAAACACCTGACATACCTGTagcactccaggaccagggttgccttCAATAAGCCTGATGAATATTCAAGTACAGGTTTATGAAGCAGATTCTACTCAGGGATTAAACAACAGGCAAAAATCAAGAGGTAGATTAATTTGACAAAATTCCAGTTATAAATGCATTGGGACAATTGTGTATGAATACGACATGTGCTTGATGCTTGGCAGGTTGAATGAATGACATTGAAATATTGATTGACAAAAAAATTCACTGTCGCTGATTGTGACAGAAACACGGAGATGTTTGTTTCAACCACGCTGCAAAATGTTTCAACCATAACGAGGGCTACAATTGTAGTGCAATATTTCATAAATAACACTAATAGTTGGTTGTCTATAAGTGGTATAAAACGAATCTGATTGATATATAACTACAATAACAAAGTACTGTATCTATGTCAAATTCAGACAAACGTCACGTGAGTCAGtggatgtttgtttttttctcccaCAAGGCTGTATCCAACTAATGCAGCTTTTTCTGTTTTGTTCAGGTTGTGGTGCTTGTAATATTGCGAAATATTGTCGTAGGATAGAACTGAAACTTTATTCAGATAATACGAATAGAAAGGGTCGTTTGTGTCGAGTTAGCCTTTCTGCTAGTGACCTCTCACCTACTTTCATGGTCCTTAAAGTGCGATTATCATTTGCAAGTTATACCACCAATATTCACCTCCACGAAAGCTATATTATTATTAACTTTGTGTGAAATTGAATCATGATTTTATTATTATGTGGTTCATTGTTGTAATGGTACGCTAACTAACTGGCTACCAGTCTTGCATACCTTTTTAAGAGATTCCTTCAACGCAAAATGCTCTGGTGTGTAGAGTAAATGATCAGCCGTTATCTCTGAACCACTGGCCGTTTTGGGTTTAGATGAGACATTTTCAGACAGCTTCCTTGTACTGCTTAGCGAGGTTAATTTGGAGAAATGACGGCTTACTACCAAATTCAGTCGCTGAGCCATTTCTTTGTAAGTAACAGTTTATGTTGTGTGTGCGTCAATGAGCTGCACATGCGCAACTAGTAGTGTCACAGGCTattgccacgttcaaaacaattGGGAACTCCGAAATCTCCGATTTCTGTGCGGGCCTTTTCTAGAGATCCgtctttccgacctgaagatcactgacgtcatgatgtGATTTCGTATTTttttcgagttcccagttgttctCAACGCGGCATAAATGCAGTAGTAGGTCATGTCAGACAAAGTAGAAAGCTGTAGGCTAGAAAGTGGGATTTCATGATGTTCAGGTGAGCTACCCATAACATACATGTTCCTTACTTTCATAACTACTTTTTTCCCCATTGATGGCAGATTTGTCAATACCATCTTGTGTCTATAAGCATGTGTCTATAAGCCTGTAAAAGTACTCTGTCTTTCACACAACATTCGGGTGACTTGTAGTTGTAAACAAGCTCATTTAATTACTGTGGTTTTGTCCAATAATGAAACAGATGGTGCACACTCAGACTATAGACAGTCTCATGGGAGACAAGCTCTTTACTGACAATATAAACCATCCAACAAACCTCTGACAATCATTCCAAAAACAACCCTTATTTCCTGCATCACTCCAAGGAGGGATCACAATCTAGAAGGATTCATTTACATGGTTTCATGAGATTTAGATTTATTTacatctgtttgtttttttaccatCTCCTCTCGGTTAGCTATTGGTGATCCAGCTATGTTTCCTAGGAAGGGGGCATGTCCTTGGGCACTAGAGAGGGTCTAATCAGTGAAAGAAAAGCTCCACTGTCTGTTCTGACTCCTGTCCTCTTCAGCAGACGACACATCCACCTTTCAACTCCTTGAATGGGTTCTTGTCTTCTGCGATGCCTTTGACCAGAGTGTCCTCTTCTACACCGGCCTGAACCGCCTCCATAAACTCAGTACAGCACTTAGACGTCTGTCATACAAAAGAAGTGTTAACATGTAACACACACAACTGTAATATCAAGaatgcatttacattttagtcatttgaaagacgctcttatccagagcgacttactggAGCAATTATGGTTAtatgctttgctcaagggcacatggacagattggtttgaatccccgagccaactACATGAACAGCGACTTTTCAGTTACTGTCTCCTGACCGCTAGGTTACCTGTCATTACAGTCTCTTTTGATGACCAATCCATTCTACTTTGGAACATTTCATGGCTTTTATCCATGTTTAAAATACAGTGCAAATGTATTACTATCCcacttattattattacataGATATTACTTTTACAATTGGAAAAATTCTCAATCAAAGTAAGGTGTCAAATTTACCATCCATCTCTCAAGCTTGACTTCAATCTTCTTTTGGTCTCTTTCCATCTTAGCCTTATCCACGTCTGTCAACTCGTCCATATTTATCACCGGCATTGTCTGTCAAAGAATAAAAATACATTGTTGCCAAAGGGAAGGTAAACATATTCTTAAAGAAGAGCCACACTCACAAAAACTATTTTAGAATGTGTCTCGTAGAACCATGACAATCATCATTGTATGCATTAGGTTGCGtatcttttgttattttgttgattAGGGTTGtggatattattttattttataaaaattGCCCCCAATACTACACTCAGATGATCCATTCCCTATGCTTGCTAGATTAATTAATGTAATAACGCCAATTTATCAAATATTTATATTAATTGGAAAAAATACAAGAAAAAAATACTTACTGTGTTTTACTGGTAACTGTCTTCCACCCCTGAATACTGCCAGAgaaatctctctcctctccctcaatcCGGGTTATAAAGTAATCTGCATAAACATCCTAATCTCTTAATCTGATTAAAACTATGCCCTTTAATCCAACACTGCAGCATCATAGTAGAGGCCATAGGGCCACTCCCCAGGTGTCTGTTATGAGTCTCTTGTTTAAACCACATGGCTGTTGTGTTGTTATGATGTCTAAGAATTGCGACGAGAGTGGAAGAATATGAACAGTATGTGGATACCAACAATATTTTGCCTGTGATTCTCTTCACTGTTCCAATGCAGATATGGGTCAAGGGGAATGACACGGCAGTTCAGGTTAGCATGACAAGAAGGCTAATCTGAGTTTTCAGTGCAGATAAAAAAGCATAGACTAAGGAAAGATACTACAACAGATGGATCCATTTTAGACATTTTATCAGATACtattatccagagcaatttacagtagtgagttcataCATGTTGATACTGAGcccccatgggaatcgaacccacaaccctggcattgtaaGTGCTACCAACTGAGTCACATGGAACCATCATGTGTAGAGAGATGTGTAGCCTATGGATCTATTAGCCTACATTTTCTATGGCTTTTAGATGTAGCAAGGTTACATGTCAGTGCAGAGGGAAAATGCAGACAGAAAAAAATGTGTGGGAGTATGGAGCttgccagcttgtagtcctaaaaaaaATCAAATGAATGGGGGGGAAATGGGTTTtggaggttaacacaggcttatgagatcatatatgttttgttctatgtgttaatatcagtcagttaacatgacctttatgaattatgaagatTTTATGTGCATTATCTTTTTTTATGTTATTACATCAACTCGAATTGAATTAGTCGCATTCAcatatagcagatgttattgcggatgtagcaaagtgcttgtgttcctagctccaacagtgcagtagtatctaacaattcacaacaatacaaacaaatctaaaagtga
The DNA window shown above is from Oncorhynchus mykiss isolate Arlee chromosome 18, USDA_OmykA_1.1, whole genome shotgun sequence and carries:
- the LOC110496638 gene encoding guanine nucleotide-binding protein G(T) subunit gamma-T1-like, which codes for MPVINMDELTDVDKAKMERDQKKIEVKLERWMTSKCCTEFMEAVQAGVEEDTLVKGIAEDKNPFKELKGGCVVC